In Streptomyces hawaiiensis, one genomic interval encodes:
- a CDS encoding DUF6479 family protein codes for MDNAWMEMAAGGDAPGFGFVVTGLLVVALLLGAFILGLRHKRRRPPLPDEQPRLPDGGPVRETQERREPDEMPRSQERLTPHELKGHGNQSDRTSASQTRPRWNGGSSGGFGSGGPGAR; via the coding sequence ATGGATAACGCATGGATGGAGATGGCCGCGGGCGGGGACGCCCCCGGCTTCGGGTTCGTCGTGACGGGTCTGCTGGTCGTGGCCCTGCTGCTGGGCGCCTTCATCCTGGGCCTGCGGCACAAGCGCCGGCGCCCGCCGCTGCCCGACGAGCAGCCCAGGCTCCCCGACGGCGGCCCGGTCCGCGAGACCCAGGAGCGCCGGGAGCCCGACGAGATGCCGAGGAGCCAGGAGCGCCTGACGCCGCACGAGTTGAAGGGGCACGGCAACCAGAGCGACCGGACCAGCGCCTCGCAGACGCGTCCGCGCTGGAACGGGGGCAGCAGCGGTGGCTTCGGCAGCGGCGGCCCGGGAGCCCGCTGA
- a CDS encoding SigE family RNA polymerase sigma factor translates to MEQVRADGFDEFAAARWSALLHVARLLTGGDRQRAEDLVQEALVKLWFAWPKVAEQAPEAYVRTVLVRLAARSARRRWWGERPVEHLPDRAHPGDMSSAVAERSRLEAALALLSPKQRAAVVLRYYEDLPEAQVAQALGCPVGTARSHASRGVARLRQILSDAVRPVG, encoded by the coding sequence ATGGAGCAGGTTCGGGCGGACGGCTTCGACGAGTTCGCGGCCGCCCGTTGGTCGGCGCTGCTCCATGTCGCGCGTCTGCTCACGGGGGGCGACCGGCAGCGTGCCGAGGATCTGGTGCAGGAGGCCTTGGTCAAGTTGTGGTTCGCCTGGCCGAAGGTCGCCGAACAGGCCCCCGAGGCGTACGTCCGCACGGTGCTGGTGCGGCTGGCGGCCCGCTCGGCGAGGCGGCGCTGGTGGGGGGAGCGCCCGGTGGAGCACTTGCCCGACCGGGCCCACCCGGGCGACATGTCGTCCGCCGTCGCGGAGCGTTCGCGGCTGGAGGCCGCGCTGGCCCTGCTGTCGCCGAAGCAGCGGGCCGCGGTGGTGCTGCGCTATTACGAGGACCTGCCCGAGGCCCAGGTCGCCCAGGCCCTGGGCTGCCCGGTGGGCACCGCCCGGTCCCATGCGTCACGCGGAGTCGCGCGGCTCCGCCAGATCCTGTCCGACGCCGTCAGGCCCGTGGGGTGA
- a CDS encoding cellulase — translation MDDFERDLSRLMRDTQQHSPYEPAHRQRLHAGIRARRRSRLLWKAGGSAVAVAGLSVGLALLPSMLTRAQPADHRPQPATSPTASPDSTPTTEPSRTSPPPTQQPETNLPATTTGGSTPSGTTSEPVDPTPTATASESRTVATTPAPPPSPTPTTVPPSALDSEEPSVAASTE, via the coding sequence ATGGACGACTTCGAGCGGGACCTGTCGCGGCTGATGCGCGACACCCAGCAGCACTCCCCCTACGAGCCCGCGCACCGGCAGCGGCTGCACGCGGGCATCCGGGCCCGCCGCCGGTCGCGGTTGTTGTGGAAGGCGGGCGGCTCCGCCGTGGCGGTGGCCGGGCTCAGTGTCGGGCTGGCCCTGCTGCCCAGCATGCTCACCCGGGCCCAGCCCGCCGATCACCGGCCGCAGCCGGCGACGAGCCCGACGGCCTCGCCGGACAGCACGCCGACGACGGAGCCGTCGAGGACGAGCCCCCCTCCGACCCAGCAGCCCGAGACGAACCTGCCCGCGACGACGACCGGCGGCAGCACACCGTCCGGGACGACGAGCGAGCCGGTCGACCCCACGCCGACGGCCACGGCCTCCGAGAGCCGTACCGTCGCGACGACGCCCGCGCCTCCGCCCTCCCCGACACCGACGACGGTCCCTCCGTCCGCACTGGACTCCGAGGAACCCTCCGTAGCGGCCTCCACCGAGTAG
- a CDS encoding bifunctional glycosyltransferase family 2/GtrA family protein — protein MRTVRRSALIDRPIPEPSALPRRAPLPAHHPDPVLDVVVPVYNEESGLEPCVRRLHAHLCETFPYAFRITIADNASTDGTPRIAARLAAELPGTDWIRLDEKGRGRALYTAWSRSRAPVLAYLDVDLSTDLAALLPLVAPLISGHSDIAIGTRLARGSRVVRGPKREIISRCYNGLLRSTLAVGFSDAQCGFKAVRRDVAERLLPLVKDREWFFDTELLVIAERAGLRIHEVPVDWVDDPDSRVHILSTALADLRGMARLGRALACGRLPLTALRRSGGDLDGQLPPGLARQLVRFAAVGAASTLCYLLLYTVLRPATGAQAANALALLASAIANTAANRRLTFGVRGRGGALRHHLKGLAAFLVGLSLTSGSLAVLHHSAPGAGRRIELVTLIAANLAATLLRFLLLRAWVFPARRTTGPSAP, from the coding sequence ATGCGAACCGTACGGCGGTCGGCCCTGATCGACCGCCCGATACCCGAGCCGTCCGCGTTGCCGCGCCGGGCGCCCCTGCCCGCGCACCACCCGGACCCCGTTCTCGACGTGGTCGTTCCCGTGTACAACGAGGAGAGCGGACTGGAGCCCTGCGTCCGGCGGCTGCACGCGCACCTTTGCGAGACCTTCCCCTACGCCTTCCGCATCACCATCGCCGACAACGCCAGCACCGACGGGACCCCGCGGATCGCCGCACGGCTGGCCGCGGAACTGCCCGGCACGGACTGGATCCGGCTCGACGAGAAGGGGCGGGGCCGTGCGCTGTACACCGCGTGGTCACGCTCCCGCGCCCCGGTGCTCGCGTATCTGGACGTGGACCTGTCCACCGACCTCGCCGCGCTGCTGCCGCTGGTCGCACCGCTGATCTCGGGCCACTCGGACATCGCCATCGGCACCCGGCTGGCCCGTGGCTCGCGGGTGGTGCGCGGCCCGAAACGGGAGATCATCTCCCGCTGCTACAACGGGCTGCTGCGCTCCACGCTCGCCGTGGGGTTCTCCGACGCGCAGTGCGGGTTCAAGGCGGTGCGGCGGGACGTCGCCGAACGGCTGCTGCCGCTGGTGAAGGACCGCGAGTGGTTCTTCGACACCGAGCTGCTGGTGATCGCCGAGCGCGCGGGGCTGCGGATCCACGAGGTGCCGGTGGACTGGGTGGACGACCCCGACAGCCGGGTCCACATCCTGTCCACGGCCCTGGCCGATCTGCGGGGCATGGCCAGGCTCGGCCGGGCCCTGGCCTGCGGCAGGCTGCCGCTGACCGCGCTGCGCCGCAGCGGCGGCGACCTCGACGGGCAACTGCCCCCGGGCCTGGCCCGGCAGCTGGTGCGTTTCGCCGCCGTCGGTGCCGCCAGCACCCTGTGCTACCTGCTCCTGTACACCGTGCTCAGACCCGCGACGGGAGCCCAGGCCGCCAACGCGCTCGCCCTGCTCGCCAGCGCGATCGCCAACACGGCGGCCAACCGGCGGCTCACCTTCGGGGTCCGGGGTCGCGGCGGCGCCCTGCGCCACCACCTCAAGGGCCTCGCCGCCTTCCTGGTCGGGCTGTCCCTGACCAGCGGTTCGCTGGCCGTCCTCCACCACAGCGCGCCCGGGGCCGGCCGCCGGATCGAGCTGGTGACGCTGATCGCCGCCAACCTGGCCGCGACGCTGCTGCGCTTCCTCCTCTTGCGGGCCTGGGTGTTCCCGGCCCGCCGTACGACAGGACCCTCCGCCCCATGA
- a CDS encoding glycosyltransferase family 39 protein, with amino-acid sequence MSTVQLRRPPSGVDRPEVPRGPREFRLRLRAAAVRYGPVLLTYGVLKLAGFAVFMYLLDSAGDFRRKNPRFGGGEHAWDVLASWDGWWYQQIAEHGYDPALEPVPGATGLITLEGNSAAFFPLYPTLMRLVSECTGLGLYGAGLTVSVLASFAAALGIYAVTKRLGGHRAGLVSAGLWAVWPGSGTEWSGYSESLYTALAAWACHAVMTRRWLTAGLLTCAAGLCRPTAVALVAALAVAAVLSLRRREDGVRRPLAAVAIAPLGLFGYLAWVNYRMGDINGYSKLQDGAWAHKFDWGVHSFNVLTSIPVGHFDYLFAMPFEDVIGVCVVLMVPVLTVLLVRLRPPAVLVVYTVLSYLMVMTTQQYFGNVSRYLLPLFPLFVPLALAMRRLRWPSLATVLGMAALASGSYAGYVLFVLGVP; translated from the coding sequence ATGAGCACCGTCCAGCTGCGCCGCCCGCCCTCCGGCGTCGACCGCCCCGAAGTCCCGCGCGGCCCCCGGGAGTTCCGTCTGCGGCTGCGCGCCGCCGCCGTGCGCTACGGGCCTGTGCTGCTGACGTACGGCGTGCTGAAGCTGGCCGGCTTCGCCGTCTTCATGTACCTGCTGGACTCCGCGGGCGACTTCCGTAGGAAGAACCCCCGCTTCGGTGGCGGCGAGCACGCCTGGGACGTCCTGGCCAGCTGGGACGGCTGGTGGTACCAGCAGATCGCCGAGCACGGGTACGACCCGGCCCTCGAGCCGGTCCCGGGCGCGACGGGCCTGATCACGCTGGAGGGCAACTCGGCGGCGTTCTTCCCGCTGTACCCGACGCTGATGCGGCTGGTCTCGGAGTGCACCGGACTCGGCCTGTACGGCGCCGGCCTGACGGTCTCCGTCCTGGCCTCGTTCGCCGCCGCGCTCGGCATCTACGCCGTGACGAAGCGCCTGGGCGGCCACCGGGCCGGTCTGGTCTCGGCCGGGCTGTGGGCGGTGTGGCCCGGCTCGGGCACGGAGTGGTCGGGCTACTCGGAGTCCCTCTACACGGCCCTCGCCGCGTGGGCCTGTCACGCCGTCATGACCCGCCGCTGGCTCACCGCCGGTCTGCTGACCTGCGCGGCCGGGCTGTGCCGGCCCACCGCTGTCGCGCTCGTCGCCGCCCTCGCCGTCGCCGCGGTGCTGTCGTTGCGCCGGCGCGAGGACGGGGTGCGCCGTCCGCTCGCCGCCGTGGCCATCGCCCCGCTGGGCCTGTTCGGCTACCTCGCCTGGGTCAACTACCGCATGGGCGACATCAACGGCTACTCCAAGCTCCAGGACGGCGCCTGGGCCCACAAGTTCGACTGGGGGGTCCACTCGTTCAACGTGCTGACGTCCATCCCGGTCGGTCACTTCGACTACCTCTTCGCGATGCCGTTCGAGGATGTCATCGGCGTCTGCGTGGTGCTGATGGTGCCGGTGCTGACCGTGCTGCTGGTGCGCCTTCGGCCGCCTGCCGTGCTCGTCGTCTACACGGTCCTCTCCTACCTCATGGTGATGACCACCCAGCAGTACTTCGGCAACGTCTCGCGCTATCTGCTCCCGCTCTTCCCGCTGTTCGTCCCTCTCGCTCTCGCGATGCGCCGGCTCAGATGGCCGTCCCTGGCCACGGTCCTCGGCATGGCCGCGTTGGCTTCCGGGTCGTACGCGGGATATGTGCTGTTCGTGCTGGGGGTGCCGTAG
- a CDS encoding purine-cytosine permease family protein has protein sequence MSTEPRLAEVTEPEPAQQAAPGTDQAVKETLEDYTLRFAPRSYRRWTPMVVATTALGGIAYMADFSIGAGIGLAHGTGNALLAIGVAAVVIFVTGFPLAYYGARYNIDLDLITRGSGFGYFGSVLTSVIFASFTFIFFALEGSIMAQGLKLGLGLPLWLGYLVSTLMVIPLVIYGMAALSKLQVWTTPVWLLLMVGPLVYLVATDPGSVDRFLAYAGTDGDGGVNTASVLLGAGVCLSLIAQIGEQIDYLRFMPPKTEANKRSWWTAVVMAGPGWVVLGALKQAIGVFLAVYIIAEVGASAAPEPIQQFKHAFDAMMPSWIVLPLAVALVVISQIKINVTNAYSGSLAWTNSFTRVTRRYPGRMVFVLVNLGFALALMEADMFSFLNGILGFYSNCAIAWVVTVATDIGINKYVLKLSPHAPEFRRGMLYAVNPVGVVSFVAASGLSIAMYFHALGDTLQPYSPVAAAVIAFVLTPLMAVFTKGRYYLRRTDDGIAEPLLDEDGNPSAVTYECHVCRQQFERPDVAACLTHDAVVCSLCLSTDKVGDHVLPAAV, from the coding sequence ATGAGTACCGAGCCACGACTGGCCGAAGTCACCGAGCCGGAACCCGCACAGCAGGCAGCGCCGGGCACGGATCAGGCCGTCAAGGAGACCCTCGAGGACTACACGCTCCGCTTCGCGCCGCGCAGCTACCGGCGCTGGACCCCGATGGTGGTGGCGACGACCGCGCTCGGCGGCATCGCCTACATGGCCGACTTCTCCATCGGGGCCGGCATCGGCCTGGCCCACGGCACCGGCAACGCGCTGCTCGCGATCGGCGTCGCCGCCGTCGTCATCTTCGTGACCGGCTTCCCGCTCGCCTACTACGGCGCCCGCTACAACATCGACCTGGACCTGATCACCCGCGGCTCCGGCTTCGGCTACTTCGGCTCGGTCCTCACCAGCGTCATCTTCGCCAGCTTCACCTTCATCTTCTTCGCCCTCGAAGGCTCGATCATGGCCCAGGGCCTGAAGCTGGGCCTCGGACTGCCGCTCTGGCTGGGCTACTTGGTCTCCACTCTGATGGTGATCCCCCTGGTGATCTACGGCATGGCGGCGCTGAGCAAGCTCCAGGTGTGGACCACCCCGGTCTGGCTGCTGCTGATGGTCGGCCCCCTGGTCTACCTGGTCGCCACCGACCCGGGCAGCGTCGACCGCTTCCTCGCCTACGCGGGCACCGACGGGGACGGCGGCGTCAACACCGCCTCCGTGCTGCTCGGCGCGGGCGTGTGCCTGTCGCTGATCGCGCAGATCGGCGAGCAGATCGACTACCTGCGCTTCATGCCGCCCAAGACCGAGGCGAACAAGCGTAGTTGGTGGACGGCCGTGGTGATGGCCGGTCCGGGCTGGGTGGTGCTGGGCGCGCTGAAGCAGGCCATCGGCGTGTTCCTCGCGGTGTACATCATCGCCGAGGTCGGTGCCTCCGCCGCGCCCGAGCCGATCCAGCAGTTCAAGCACGCTTTCGACGCGATGATGCCGTCCTGGATCGTCCTCCCGCTGGCCGTGGCCCTGGTCGTGATCAGCCAGATCAAGATCAACGTGACGAACGCGTACTCCGGCTCCCTCGCCTGGACCAACTCCTTCACCCGGGTCACCCGGCGCTACCCGGGCCGGATGGTCTTCGTCCTGGTCAACCTGGGCTTCGCGCTCGCGCTGATGGAGGCCGACATGTTCAGCTTCCTCAACGGCATCCTGGGCTTCTACTCGAACTGCGCGATCGCCTGGGTGGTCACCGTGGCCACCGACATCGGCATCAACAAGTACGTGCTGAAGCTGTCCCCGCACGCCCCGGAGTTCCGCCGCGGCATGCTCTACGCCGTCAACCCGGTCGGGGTCGTCTCCTTCGTCGCCGCCTCGGGGCTGTCCATCGCCATGTACTTCCACGCCCTGGGCGACACGCTCCAGCCGTACTCCCCAGTCGCCGCGGCCGTCATCGCCTTCGTCCTCACGCCGCTGATGGCCGTGTTCACCAAGGGCAGGTACTACCTGCGGCGCACCGACGACGGCATCGCCGAGCCCCTCCTGGACGAGGACGGCAATCCCAGCGCCGTCACCTACGAGTGCCATGTGTGCCGGCAGCAGTTCGAGCGGCCGGACGTGGCCGCCTGCCTGACGCACGACGCCGTCGTCTGCTCGCTGTGCCTGAGCACCGACAAGGTCGGCGACCACGTCCTGCCGGCCGCGGTCTGA